DNA sequence from the Shewanella piezotolerans WP3 genome:
AAACTTGAGGCTGCTATTCAAGTATTATCACTACCTGTAACCCTCATCTCCCCTGTTATCGTTAAAGCACAGCTTAAGCGTAATCCGCCGCAAGTTGACTTTGAAGGTCTTGGGCTTAAGCGTTTCCAAAAGAATGCTTTCGAAGCGGCTTATGCTTCTCATAACTTAACCATCTTCAAGGTAGAAGAAGAGTAGTTAAAGAGAAATACAGCTAGGGACGTGAACCTTGATGCAAAATTAATGCTAAAAGGTTGCAACTAAATGCTACCGTCCCTTTTATAATATCTCCCTAATTGACTAACCTCATTATGCAATCTCTTCCTTATCTAAACGGCTACCAGAGTGAAATTCAACAGCAAGTTCAAACCTTATTATCGCAAGGTAAATTAGCCGATTTTCTAATTAAAAGACATCCAGAAATCCATTCGGTACGCACAGACAAAGCACTCTACGACTACACCATCGCGATAAAGAATCAATATCTACGTAAATCTCAGCCACTGTCTAAAGTTATCTTTGATGACAAGATATCCCTTAAGCATCAAGCGCTGGGTTTACACTCCTATGTTGCACGTAAACAAGGCTCAAAGATAAAAGCGAAGAATGAAATTCGTATATCTTCACGACTAAAGAGAGTGCC
Encoded proteins:
- a CDS encoding M48 family metallopeptidase, which codes for MQSLPYLNGYQSEIQQQVQTLLSQGKLADFLIKRHPEIHSVRTDKALYDYTIAIKNQYLRKSQPLSKVIFDDKISLKHQALGLHSYVARKQGSKIKAKNEIRISSRLKRVPEGLLRMVVVHELAHLKEKEHNKAFYQLCCHMDGDYHQLEFELRLLLTLIDADQNPYC